A single window of Haemorhous mexicanus isolate bHaeMex1 chromosome 28, bHaeMex1.pri, whole genome shotgun sequence DNA harbors:
- the FAM187A gene encoding Ig-like V-type domain-containing protein FAM187A — protein sequence MGTRLLGATILLSLVDVLQAFAIEKKGDVFKKTACPAFLVFENVAYLADMTFELPCKCKPEEVSSVVWYFQKNLHSHETTVLTDFNGTVIVDSKQVRTGSDLLKRFSIRMFSLIVFRAQVRDSGHYLCGTKEGLFFYGYDVDVQPTKKITVAFLDEDQHVQEDHKGKEFTLFTTFWDWTRCDRCGVRGEQRRIGLCYVQSAQLKPRYRTALPNVSSCGSRAVPAPFGRLIRLRSPEVAIRSCLARCPEKEAPKEGVQSISNIVYKLGEKPELPHVPIQYHNQPPKSDLVISCPGARPEHAVAWDKGSVRLYRSHYLLGVRRNMRLFIDHGNHLHLQRLRRKDKATYFCWREGELVAGFQLTVTFQPRRQRSPSDPESIFVMRAVGISFAIIIGIFFLIHLSRYSSQVFRNAAKS from the coding sequence ATGGGGACGAGGCTGCTGGGAGCCACCATTCTCCTCTCCCTGGTGGATGTTCTCCAGGCCTTTGCCATTGAGAAGAAAGGGGATGTGTTCAAGAAGACGGCGTGTCCCGCCTTCCTGGTGTTCGAGAACGTCGCGTACCTGGCGGACATGACCTTTGAGCTGCCCTGCAAGTGCAAGCCCGAGGAGGTCTCCTCTGTGGTCTGGTACTTCCAGAAGAACCTGCACAGCCACGAAACCACGGTGCTGACAGACTTCAACGGCACCGTGATTGTGGATTCCAAGCAGGTCCGCACGGGCAGCGACCTCCTGAAGCGTTTCAGCATCCGCATGTTCAGCCTGATCGTGTTCCGAGCCCAGGTGAGGGACTCGGGCCATTACCTGTGCGGCACCAAGGAAGGGCTCTTCTTCTATGGCTACGACGTGGATGTGCAGCCCACCAAGAAAATCACAGTGGCTTTTCTGGATGAAGACCAGCACGTCCAAGAGGACCACAAAGGGAAGGAATTCACCCTCTTCACCACCTTCTGGGACTGGACGCGCTGTGACCGCTGCGGGGTGCGGGGCGAGCAGCGGCGGATCGGGCTCTGTTACGTGCAGAGCGCCCAGCTGAAGCCCCGGTACCGCACGGCACTGCCCAACGTCAGCTCCTGcggctccagggctgtgcccgcACCCTTCGGGCGCCTCATCCGCCTCCGCAGTCCTGAGGTGGCCATCAGGAGCTGCCTGGCCCGTTGCCCGGAGAAGGAAGCCCCCAAGGAGGGCGTGCAGTCCATCTCAAACATCGTTTACAAGCTGGGCGAGAAGCCGGAGCTGCCCCACGTCCCCATCCAGTACCACAACCAGCCCCCCAAAAGTGACCTGGTCATCTCGTGCCCGGGGGCGCGGCCGGAGCACGCTGTGGCCTGGGACAAGGGCTCCGTCCGGCTCTACCGCTCCCACTACCTGCTGGGGGTCAGGAGGAACATGAGGCTCTTCATCGACCACGGCAACCACCTGCACCTCCAGCGACTGCGCAGGAAGGACAAAGCCACCTACTTCTGCTGGCGGGAGGGCGAGCTGGTGGCCGGCTTCCAGCTCACTGTCACCTTCCAGCCCCGGCGCCAGCGCAGCCCCAGCGACCCCGAGTCGATCTTTGTAATGAGGGCTGTGGGCATCAGTTTTGCCATCATCATCGGCATCTTCTTCCTCATCCACCTGTCCCGCTACAGCTCTCAGGTGTTCAGGAATGCGGCCAAGTCGTAA
- the GFAP gene encoding glial fibrillary acidic protein translates to MESRRLPSYGRRFGPSVPGYRALPGSPPGRLRAPRSPQLSPRPGSARVDFALAAALNSEFRETRSSEKVEMMELNDRFASYIEKVRLLEQQNKALLLELSQERQREPSRADIYREELRELRRRGEHLATAKARLEMERDNLAEELGSLQQKLQDEVTLRLEAESNLAAYRQDVDNAALARLDLERRVGTLQDEIAFLHKAHEEELREMQEQLAQQRVHVEVDASKPDLAAALRHIRSQYEAMAASNAQETEQWYKSKFADLTDAAARHAEALRVARQEANEYRRQLQALTCDLEALRGSNESLERQLRKLEQRYTLETGSYQDTVGQLEGDIHSLKEEMAQHLQDYQDLLNVKLALDMEIAAYRKLLEGEESRITIPVQSFSRLQIRETSLDTKSVSEAHVKRSIVVKTVETRDGEVLKEPKQEPKEVP, encoded by the exons ATGGAGAGCCGGCGCCTGCCCTCCTACGGCCGCCGCTTCGGCCCCTCGGTGCCCGGGTACCGGGCGCTCCCCGGCAGCCCCCCGGGCCGGCTCCGGGcgccccgcagcccccagcTGAGCCCCCGCCCGGGCTCGGCCAGGGTGGACTTCGCGCTGGCAGCGGCGCTCAACTCCGAGTTCAGGGAGACGCGCAGCAGCGAGAAGGTGGAGATGATGGAGCTCAACGACCGCTTCGCCAGCTACATCGAGAAGGTgcggctgctggagcagcagaacaaggcgctgctgctggagctgagccaggAGCGGCAGCGGGAGCCCTCGCGGGCCGACATCTACCGGGAGGAGCTGCGGGAGCTGCGGCGCCGCGGGGAGCACCTGGCCACCGCCAAGGCCCGGCTGGAGATGGAGAGGGACAACCTGGCCGAGGAGCTCGGCAGCCTCCAGCAGAA gctgcaggacgAGGTGACCCTGAGGCTGGAGGCCGAGAGCAACCTAGCTGCCTACAggcag GACGTGGACAATGCTGCCCTGGCTCGCCTGGACCTGGAGCGGCGCGTGGGGACCCTGCAGGACGAGATCGCCTTCCTCCACAAGGCCCACGAGGAG gagctgcgggagatgcaggagcagctggcccAGCAGCGGGTGCACGTCGAGGTGGACGCGAGCAAGCCGGACCTGGCGGCCGCCCTGCGCCACATCCGCAGCCAGTACGAGGCCATGGCCGCCAGCAACGCCCAGGAGACCGAGCAGTGGTACAAGTCCAAG TTCGCAGACCTGACGGATGCGGCCGCCCGGCACGCCGAGGCCCTGAGGGTGGCCAGGCAGGAGGCCAACGAGTACCGGCGCCAGCTCCAGGCCCTCACCTGCGACCTGGAGGCTCTGCGGGGCTCG aatgagtccctggagaggcAGCTGCGGAAGCTGGAGCAGCGCTATACCCTGGAGACGGGCAGCTACCAGGACACGGtggggcagctggagggggACATCCACAGCCTCAAGGAGGAGATggcccagcacctgcaggacTACCAGGACCTGCTCAACGTCAAGCTGGCCCTCGACATGGAGATCGCCGCGTACCGCAAGCtgctggagggagaggagagcag GATCAccatccctgtgcagagcttctccaggctgcagaTCCGAG AGACCAGCCTGGACACCAAATCTGTGTCAGAAGCTCACGTGAAGAGGAGCATCGTGGTCAAAACTGTGGAGACCCGAGATGGAGAG GTGCTGAAGGAGCCCAAGCAGGAGCCCAAGGAGGTGCCGTAG
- the CCDC103 gene encoding coiled-coil domain-containing protein 103, with translation MDPAGAFPVLQRELRAALAEDERRQREGEAKLRALRQGVPDYGQFREIVLASHLKPLEKKDRLGQRRNVLWNPCAAPAETAPTHAVEIPQELDQLPGSAAEFHRDWRRCLKSGTEKYQFLLELGGEALGRIFQADVGFGLLGEFLTVLAENIHPGDRAAVLQILQSLAGTKRFGLNVALLSQAEKESSQDLFRKLQSRDGQAAGQPGCQGEAHPIETHLEKETEEERTVVELMKCYQVS, from the exons ATGGATCCGGCCGGGGCGTTCCCGGTGCTGCAGCGGGAGCTGCGGGCGGCGCTGGCGGAGGACGAGCGGCGGCAGCGGGAGGGCGAGGCCAAGCTGCGGGCACTGCGCCAGGGCGTCCCCGACTACGGCCAGTTCAG GGAGATTGTGCTGGCTTCTCACCTGAAGCCTCTGGAGAAGAaggacaggctgggacagaggaggaatGTGCTGTGGAAtccctgtgcagccccagctgagacGGCACCCACCCATGCTGTGGAGATACCACAG gagctggatcAGCTGCCTGGCTCCGCTGCGGAATTTCACCGGGATTGGCGCAGGTGCCTCAAAAGTGGGACGGAGAAATACCAGTTTTTGCTGGAGCTTGGAGGGGAGGCCTTGGGCAGGATCTTCCAGGCTGATGTGGGCTTTGGCCTCCTGGGGGAATTCCTGACAGTGCTGGCAGAGAACATCCATCCTGGAGACAGAGCTGCTGTCCTTCAgatcctgcagagcctggcaggcacCAAGCGCTTTGGGCTGAATGTGGCTctgctgagccaggcagagaaggagagcagccaggatttgttcaggaagctgcagagcagggatgggcaggctgctggccagcctggctgccaggggGAAGCCCATCCCATAGAGACCCATCTGGAAAAGGAAACTGAGGAGGAGAGGACAGTGGTGGAGCTGATGAAGTGTTACCAGGtcagctga